One Callospermophilus lateralis isolate mCalLat2 chromosome 6, mCalLat2.hap1, whole genome shotgun sequence genomic region harbors:
- the Pln gene encoding phospholamban: MEKVQYLTRSAIRRASTIEMPQQARQNLQNLFINFCLILICLLLICIIVMLL; the protein is encoded by the coding sequence ATGGAGAAAGTCCAATACCTCACTCGCTCTGCTATAAGAAGAGCCTCAACTATTGAAATGCCTCAACAAGCACGTCAAAATCTCCAGAACCTGTTTATCAATTTCTGTCTCATCTTAATATGTCTCTTGCTGATTTGCATCATCGTGATGCTTCTCTGA